In one window of Buchnera aphidicola (Cavariella theobaldi) DNA:
- the secA gene encoding preprotein translocase subunit SecA, with product MLIKLLTKIFGNRNNRILKQMQNTVDTINQLETVFKSFSDAQLRQNTYLFRARLKNGESLNSLLPESFATVREASKRVFNMRHFDVQILGGIVLNNCCIAEMRTGEGKTLTSTLPAYLNALNEKGVHIVTMNDYLAQRDAKKNSALFEFLGLKVGLNLTDMSASEKRRAYLADITYGTNNEYGFDYLRDNMVFSSAERVQRTLNYALIDEVDSILIDEARTPLIISGPSEDHSQLYKTINNIVPLLISQDQEDSESFKGKGHFSIDEKLKQVFLTERGLILIENILFDQKLIKKGESLYSSHNIILMHHIISALRAHKLFIRDVDYIVKDNDVIIVDEHTGRTMPGRRWSDGLHQSIEAKENVTIKNENQTLASITFQNYFRLYKKISGMTGTAATESFEFSNIYNLDTIVIPTNQPMIRKDKPDLIYITEKEKIHAIIQDIKKCIKNKQPVLVGTVSIEKSELISKKLFDLNISHNVLNAKFHAKEADIISQAGKPGAVTIATNMAGRGTDIVLGGSLESELNKISHITPHERRKIKKDWQKKHDLVVLSGGLHIIGTERHESRRIDNQLRGRSGRQGDSGSSRFYLSMDDSLMRIFASDKVVHMMRKLGIVYNEAIEHPWVTKAIEKAQKKVESRNFDMRKELLEYDDVANEQRRAIYSQRNKVIDAIDIKNMIDDMFEDVFTKQIKKFISPFSSKNVSNIIYLEQELRNSFNLNISIISWLKKELFLNEEMIIKKIISIAKKNYRDKENIENKNGIRAIEKSIILKTLDTLWKEHLSAMDYLRQGIHLRGYAQKDPKQEYKRESFNLFTSMLETLKYEVVSFLSAINLSTIKKYLYTNNNVLFLSPDTKLSPEYDIEKNNKSFFSSIQNIHTSRNSICACGSGKKYKYCHGVV from the coding sequence ATGTTAATTAAATTGTTAACAAAAATATTTGGTAATCGTAATAATCGTATTTTAAAACAAATGCAAAATACAGTTGATACTATTAACCAATTAGAAACAGTATTTAAAAGTTTTTCTGATGCACAATTACGTCAAAATACATATTTATTTCGCGCTCGTTTAAAGAATGGTGAATCTTTAAATAGTTTACTGCCAGAATCATTTGCTACTGTTAGAGAAGCAAGCAAACGTGTTTTTAATATGCGCCATTTTGATGTGCAGATATTAGGAGGCATTGTATTAAACAATTGTTGTATAGCAGAAATGCGAACTGGTGAAGGTAAAACTTTAACTTCTACATTGCCGGCGTATTTAAACGCGCTAAATGAGAAAGGCGTACATATAGTAACGATGAATGATTATTTAGCTCAGCGGGATGCTAAAAAAAATTCGGCTTTATTTGAATTTTTAGGGTTAAAAGTAGGTCTCAATTTAACTGATATGTCCGCTTCCGAAAAGAGAAGAGCTTATTTAGCTGATATTACTTATGGAACGAATAATGAATATGGTTTTGATTATTTACGAGATAATATGGTTTTTTCTTCTGCAGAAAGAGTTCAACGTACATTAAATTATGCACTAATAGATGAAGTTGATTCAATTTTAATAGATGAAGCTCGCACACCGTTAATTATTTCTGGCCCTTCAGAAGATCATTCACAATTGTATAAAACAATTAATAATATAGTACCTTTACTAATATCACAAGATCAAGAAGATTCAGAATCTTTTAAAGGCAAAGGGCATTTTTCTATTGATGAAAAATTAAAACAAGTTTTCTTAACGGAAAGAGGTTTAATATTAATTGAAAACATATTATTTGATCAAAAATTAATTAAGAAAGGAGAATCTTTATACTCTTCACATAATATAATATTAATGCATCATATTATATCAGCATTACGTGCTCATAAATTGTTTATACGAGATGTTGATTATATCGTAAAAGATAACGATGTTATTATTGTAGATGAACATACGGGACGTACGATGCCTGGTCGTAGGTGGTCTGATGGTTTGCATCAGTCTATAGAAGCAAAAGAAAACGTTACTATAAAAAATGAAAATCAAACACTTGCTTCAATTACATTTCAAAATTATTTTCGTTTGTATAAAAAAATATCTGGTATGACTGGAACTGCCGCTACTGAATCTTTTGAATTTAGTAATATTTACAATCTAGATACTATTGTCATTCCCACTAATCAACCCATGATCCGAAAAGATAAGCCTGATTTAATTTATATCACTGAAAAGGAAAAAATACATGCCATTATTCAGGATATTAAAAAATGTATAAAAAATAAGCAACCCGTTTTGGTAGGAACTGTTTCTATTGAAAAATCTGAACTGATTTCAAAAAAACTATTCGATTTAAATATTTCGCATAATGTGTTAAATGCCAAATTTCATGCGAAAGAAGCAGATATTATTTCCCAAGCCGGGAAACCAGGTGCAGTGACTATTGCTACTAATATGGCTGGACGCGGGACAGATATTGTCCTAGGTGGCAGTTTAGAAAGTGAATTAAATAAAATATCTCATATTACTCCACATGAAAGAAGAAAAATTAAAAAAGACTGGCAAAAAAAACATGATTTAGTTGTATTATCTGGAGGATTACATATTATCGGAACAGAGCGTCATGAATCACGTCGTATTGATAACCAACTTAGAGGGCGTTCCGGTCGTCAAGGAGATAGTGGTTCTTCTCGTTTTTATTTATCTATGGATGATTCTTTAATGAGAATTTTTGCATCGGATAAAGTTGTTCATATGATGCGTAAATTAGGTATTGTTTATAATGAAGCAATCGAGCATCCTTGGGTTACAAAAGCGATAGAAAAAGCGCAAAAAAAAGTAGAAAGTAGAAATTTTGATATGCGAAAAGAATTGTTAGAATATGATGATGTAGCTAATGAGCAACGCCGTGCTATTTATTCACAACGCAATAAAGTAATTGATGCTATTGATATAAAAAACATGATTGATGATATGTTTGAAGATGTTTTTACCAAACAAATAAAAAAATTTATTTCTCCTTTTTCTTCAAAAAATGTCTCTAATATCATTTATCTAGAACAAGAACTGCGTAATAGTTTTAATTTAAATATATCTATTATAAGTTGGTTAAAAAAAGAATTATTTTTAAATGAAGAGATGATTATAAAAAAAATTATTTCTATTGCTAAAAAAAATTATAGAGACAAAGAAAATATAGAAAATAAAAATGGAATTAGAGCTATAGAAAAATCTATTATCTTAAAAACATTAGATACACTTTGGAAAGAACATTTGTCTGCTATGGATTATTTAAGACAAGGTATTCATTTAAGAGGGTATGCTCAAAAAGATCCTAAACAAGAATATAAAAGAGAATCATTTAATCTTTTTACTAGTATGTTGGAAACATTAAAATATGAAGTGGTATCTTTTTTGAGCGCTATTAATTTATCTACTATAAAAAAATATTTATATACTAATAATAATGTGCTTTTTTTATCTCCTGATACTAAATTGTCTCCAGAGTACGATATAGAGAAAAATAATAAAAGTTTTTTTTCTTCGATCCAGAATATTCACACAAGTAGAAATTCTATATGTGCTTGTGGTTCCGGAAAAAAATATAAATATTGTCATGGTGTTGTATAA
- a CDS encoding GMP reductase — MRIERDIKLGFKDVLIRPKRSILKSRSQVDLTRKFFFKYSSTVWSGVPIIAANMDTIGTFQMAQSLSNYNILTAVHKYYSFEEWRDFVSVSSDKTLNHVIVSIGTSNLDFVKVKKIFSLSLELKYICIDVANGYSEHFLSFLKLVRECFLDKIICAGNVVTGEMVEELILSGADVVKVGIGPGSVCTTRIKTGVGYPQLSAIIECADAAHGLGGQIISDGGCAVSGDLAKAFGGGADFVMLGGMLAGHSECDGQIIEKKSKKYMLFYGMSSKSAMQRYIGGVPVYRASEGKTVKIPFRGGIDATIQDILGGLRSACTYVGASRLKELTKRTTFIRVSEQENCIFNSFLF; from the coding sequence ATGCGTATTGAAAGAGATATTAAATTAGGTTTTAAAGATGTTTTAATTAGACCTAAGCGTTCGATATTAAAAAGTCGTTCTCAAGTAGATTTAACGCGCAAATTTTTTTTTAAATATTCTTCCACTGTATGGTCTGGTGTTCCGATTATTGCAGCTAATATGGATACAATAGGAACATTTCAAATGGCACAGTCTTTATCTAATTATAATATACTGACAGCAGTGCATAAATACTATTCATTTGAAGAATGGAGAGATTTTGTAAGCGTTTCTTCAGACAAAACATTAAATCATGTAATAGTATCGATTGGTACATCTAATTTAGATTTTGTTAAAGTAAAAAAAATTTTTTCATTATCTTTAGAGCTAAAATATATTTGTATTGATGTAGCCAATGGATATTCCGAGCATTTTTTATCTTTTTTAAAATTAGTGAGAGAATGTTTTTTAGATAAAATTATTTGTGCTGGTAATGTTGTCACAGGAGAAATGGTGGAAGAATTAATACTTTCGGGAGCTGATGTAGTAAAAGTAGGTATTGGACCTGGATCGGTATGTACGACACGTATAAAAACTGGGGTTGGTTATCCACAACTTTCAGCTATTATAGAATGTGCAGATGCAGCTCATGGACTTGGAGGACAAATTATTAGCGATGGTGGATGTGCGGTTTCAGGTGATTTGGCAAAAGCTTTTGGGGGAGGGGCGGATTTTGTAATGTTAGGTGGAATGTTGGCTGGTCATAGTGAATGTGATGGTCAGATAATTGAAAAAAAATCTAAAAAATATATGTTATTTTATGGCATGAGTTCCAAATCTGCTATGCAGAGATATATAGGGGGTGTACCAGTATATAGAGCATCAGAAGGAAAAACAGTTAAAATACCTTTTCGTGGTGGTATTGATGCTACAATACAAGATATTTTGGGGGGTTTACGGTCTGCTTGTACTTATGTGGGTGCTTCAAGACTAAAAGAGCTTACAAAAAGAACAACTTTTATACGTGTTTCTGAGCAAGAAAATTGTATATTTAATAGTTTTTTATTTTGA
- the aceE gene encoding pyruvate dehydrogenase (acetyl-transferring), homodimeric type, translating into MSEILYHDVDPVETNDWIQSIESVIREEGVERAKFLIEKILEKSNIDRKEFLKDFSNRNYVNTICSDDEIIYPGNLIIEKNIRAYIRWNSIMMVLRASQKNLELGGHLSSFQSSATIYEVCFNHFFRAFNKEDGGDLVYFQGHISPGIYARAFLEGRLSEEQINNFRQEVDGIGLPSYPHPKLMPNFWQFPTVSMGLGPLCSIYQAKFLKYLHNRGLKDTSKQTVYAFLGDGEMDEPESKGAITIAVREKLNNLIFIVNCNLQRLDGPVIGNGKIINELESFFCGAGWAVIKVIWGSRWDFLLNKDKSGKLIQLMNETVDGEYQNLKSKDGAYVRKYFFGKYVETLDLVKDMTDEEIWKLNRGGHDSKKIFNAFKKAKEIKDRPTVILAHTIKGYGMGKIAEGKNIAHQIKKINIQGITYIRNRFNIPISDQLLKNLPYVTFKKNSQEHQYLHQQRKKLGGYLPFRLSKFTNSLDLPNLIDFQPLLEKQNKDISTTIAFIRVLNIILKNNSIKKLIVPIIADEARTFGMEGLFRKIGIYNSSGQKYIPQDREQLAYYKEEKTGQILQEGISESGATASWLAAATSYSTNNFPMIPFYIYYSMFGFQRVGDLFWAAGDQQARGFLIGGTSGRTTLNGEGLQHEDGHSHIQSLTIPNCISYDPAFSYEVAVIIQDGLRRMYGVVQENIYYYITTTNENYHMPEMPKGVEKGICQGIYKLKTLLGGKIKVQLMGSGAILQSVCQAAEILLQDYSITTDIYSITSFTELARNGADCARWNMLHPNQEKKISYIEQVMNSSPAVAATDYMSLFAEQVRHYIPSAVYYVLGTDGFGRSDSRDKLRNHFEVNSYYIVIAALSVLSQSNYIHSKIVEKAILKFNINIDKITPRLV; encoded by the coding sequence ATGTCAGAAATTTTATACCATGACGTGGATCCAGTTGAAACTAATGATTGGATACAATCGATCGAATCTGTTATACGTGAAGAAGGTGTAGAAAGAGCTAAATTTTTAATTGAAAAAATACTTGAAAAATCTAATATTGATAGGAAAGAATTTTTAAAAGATTTTTCTAATAGAAATTATGTTAATACTATTTGTAGTGATGATGAAATTATATATCCGGGAAATTTAATAATAGAAAAAAATATCCGCGCTTATATTCGATGGAATTCCATCATGATGGTATTACGTGCATCACAAAAAAATTTGGAATTAGGAGGACATTTATCATCTTTCCAATCATCTGCTACAATATATGAAGTGTGTTTTAATCATTTTTTTCGTGCTTTTAATAAAGAAGATGGAGGTGATTTAGTTTATTTTCAAGGTCATATTTCTCCAGGTATTTATGCAAGAGCATTTTTAGAGGGTCGATTATCTGAAGAACAAATTAATAATTTTCGGCAAGAAGTAGATGGTATAGGCTTACCATCTTATCCTCATCCAAAATTAATGCCTAATTTTTGGCAATTTCCCACTGTTTCCATGGGTTTAGGACCTCTTTGTTCTATTTATCAAGCAAAATTTTTAAAATATTTGCATAATAGAGGGTTAAAAGATACTTCAAAACAAACTGTCTATGCTTTTTTAGGAGATGGTGAAATGGATGAGCCAGAATCTAAAGGAGCAATTACTATTGCAGTTCGCGAAAAATTAAATAATCTAATTTTTATAGTAAACTGTAATTTACAAAGATTAGATGGTCCAGTTATAGGAAATGGAAAAATTATAAATGAGTTAGAAAGTTTTTTTTGTGGTGCTGGATGGGCGGTTATTAAAGTCATCTGGGGAAGTCGTTGGGATTTTTTATTAAATAAAGATAAAAGCGGAAAATTAATTCAGTTGATGAACGAAACTGTTGATGGTGAATATCAAAATTTGAAATCAAAAGATGGCGCATATGTGCGTAAATATTTTTTTGGAAAATATGTAGAAACACTTGATTTAGTGAAAGATATGACAGATGAAGAAATATGGAAACTAAATAGAGGTGGTCATGATTCTAAAAAAATTTTCAATGCTTTCAAAAAAGCTAAAGAAATAAAAGATCGACCCACAGTCATTTTAGCGCATACCATTAAAGGATATGGTATGGGTAAAATTGCTGAAGGAAAAAATATTGCACATCAAATAAAAAAAATTAATATTCAGGGAATAACATATATTCGTAATCGTTTTAATATTCCGATATCGGATCAATTATTAAAAAATTTACCATATGTTACTTTTAAAAAAAATTCTCAAGAACATCAATATCTTCATCAACAGCGAAAAAAATTAGGTGGATATCTTCCTTTTCGTTTATCTAAATTTACTAATTCATTGGATTTGCCTAATTTAATAGATTTTCAACCATTGTTAGAAAAACAAAATAAAGACATTTCTACTACTATAGCTTTTATACGTGTATTAAATATTATTTTAAAAAATAATTCTATTAAAAAATTGATAGTGCCTATCATTGCAGATGAAGCGCGTACTTTTGGTATGGAAGGATTATTTCGAAAAATAGGCATTTATAATTCGAGCGGGCAAAAATATATACCACAAGATAGAGAACAATTAGCATATTATAAAGAAGAAAAAACAGGTCAAATATTACAAGAGGGTATTAGTGAATCAGGTGCTACTGCTTCTTGGTTGGCTGCTGCTACTTCATATAGCACAAATAATTTTCCAATGATTCCATTTTATATTTATTATTCTATGTTTGGTTTTCAGAGAGTAGGTGATTTATTTTGGGCGGCGGGAGATCAGCAGGCAAGAGGTTTTTTAATTGGTGGAACTTCAGGGAGAACTACTCTTAATGGAGAAGGTTTACAACATGAGGATGGACATAGTCATATTCAGTCCTTAACTATTCCCAATTGTATATCTTATGATCCCGCTTTTTCATATGAGGTTGCAGTGATTATACAAGATGGATTACGAAGAATGTATGGTGTTGTACAAGAAAATATATATTATTATATTACAACTACAAATGAAAATTATCATATGCCAGAAATGCCTAAAGGAGTAGAAAAAGGCATTTGTCAAGGTATATATAAATTAAAAACATTATTAGGTGGTAAAATTAAAGTACAATTAATGGGTTCAGGTGCTATTTTGCAGAGTGTTTGTCAAGCAGCAGAAATCTTATTGCAAGATTACTCTATTACAACTGACATATATAGTATTACTTCTTTTACAGAATTAGCTCGAAATGGTGCAGATTGTGCGCGCTGGAATATGTTACATCCTAATCAAGAAAAAAAAATATCCTATATAGAACAAGTAATGAATTCTTCCCCTGCTGTTGCAGCAACAGATTATATGAGTTTATTTGCTGAACAAGTTAGACATTATATTCCTTCTGCTGTGTATTATGTTTTAGGTACGGATGGATTTGGACGTTCAGATAGTCGTGATAAATTACGGAATCATTTTGAAGTAAATTCTTATTATATTGTCATAGCTGCTTTAAGTGTATTAAGTCAATCAAATTATATTCACTCTAAGATCGTAGAAAAAGCTATTTTAAAATTTAATATTAATATAGATAAAATTACTCCGCGTTTAGTATAA
- a CDS encoding 2-oxo acid dehydrogenase subunit E2, producing the protein MPDIGVDALEVTEILVRIGETVNIEQSLITVEGDKSSIEVPSSHAGIVKNILVKIGDKVKTSSILMVLENFNISSKSHNLNIDQLQERSKTVYCDKIFNPHHDQNKNAIHATPMIRRLSRKLNIPLNQVVSTGRKNRILKKDLELYIQNNTISSEKYKIQNNTLMSSNNTKKHISKEIDISKNQLIVGFNLHKNYTNIPHVTQFDEANITILENFRQKYNKENQDKSNHITILVFIIKVLAHALEKFPLFNSSLSTDKKKIILKNYINIGIAIDVNNDLFVPVLKNINKKNIIDISSDLLSLSKKAQAGILKKEDITGSCFTISNLGGIGGHWFSPIINAPEVAILGVSRAIVKPIWNNKEFIPSLMLPLSLSYDHRIINGAYAARFISFINKVLSDMHFLFM; encoded by the coding sequence ATGCCCGATATTGGCGTAGACGCATTAGAAGTGACAGAAATATTAGTAAGAATTGGTGAAACAGTTAATATAGAGCAAAGTTTAATAACAGTAGAAGGGGATAAATCTTCTATAGAAGTACCCTCATCTCATGCAGGTATCGTAAAAAATATTTTGGTAAAAATTGGTGATAAAGTTAAAACTTCTTCGATTCTAATGGTATTAGAAAATTTTAATATTTCTTCTAAATCACACAATTTAAATATAGATCAATTACAAGAAAGAAGTAAAACTGTTTATTGCGATAAAATATTCAATCCGCATCATGATCAGAATAAAAACGCAATACATGCTACACCTATGATTAGACGTTTATCAAGAAAATTAAATATACCATTAAATCAAGTAGTATCAACAGGTCGTAAAAATCGAATATTAAAAAAAGATTTGGAATTGTATATTCAAAATAATACAATCTCTTCAGAAAAATACAAAATACAAAATAATACATTAATGTCATCGAATAATACTAAAAAGCATATATCAAAGGAAATAGATATTAGTAAAAATCAATTGATAGTGGGTTTTAATTTACATAAAAATTATACTAATATTCCGCATGTTACACAATTTGATGAAGCGAATATTACTATATTAGAAAATTTTCGTCAGAAATACAATAAAGAAAACCAAGATAAATCTAATCATATCACTATATTGGTTTTTATTATTAAAGTATTAGCTCATGCTTTAGAAAAATTTCCTTTATTTAACAGCTCATTATCTACAGATAAAAAAAAAATAATCCTTAAAAATTATATTAATATTGGTATTGCTATAGATGTAAATAATGATTTATTTGTCCCTGTTCTAAAGAATATTAATAAAAAAAATATAATTGACATTTCTTCTGATTTATTGTCTTTATCTAAAAAAGCACAAGCAGGGATATTAAAAAAAGAAGATATAACGGGTAGTTGTTTTACAATATCTAATTTAGGTGGTATTGGAGGTCATTGGTTTTCTCCTATTATTAACGCGCCTGAAGTAGCGATCTTGGGAGTTTCAAGAGCGATTGTAAAACCCATTTGGAATAATAAAGAATTTATTCCGTCGCTGATGTTACCGCTGTCTTTATCATATGATCATCGTATTATTAACGGAGCATATGCTGCACGTTTTATATCATTTATTAATAAAGTGCTTTCTGATATGCATTTTTTGTTTATGTAG
- the lpdA gene encoding dihydrolipoyl dehydrogenase has translation MDKNINAQVVVIGAGPAGYSAAFRCADLGLDTVLIERHKNLGGVCLNIGCIPSKTLLHIAKVIKEAEELSKMGVHFEKPIININEIRIWKDSIIDKLTNGLSVMRQKRKIRIIQGEAEFNTNHSIVINGLEEKFFISFQYAIIATGSIPKTIPSIPHTDNRIWNSTDALSLKNIPNRLLIIGGGVIGLEMATIYSAFGSHVDVIDRFEKFFPWVDQDISDIYKKSIINKFNLLLQTSVEEIDVTKNHIAVKMLGNNITQDFYHYDALLVAIGRSPNLSNLGIEKIGLKINDLGFLQVDQQLKTNISHIYAIGDVTGLPMLAHKSAHQGHIAAEIISGKKHYFEPKVIPSIAYTEPEIAWVGINEKEAIEKNIDYEISSFPWHASGRALASNCSIGMTKLIFDKKYHQVIGGAIIGTNAGELIGEVGLAIEMGCDAEDIALTIHAHPTLHESIGLCSEIFEGTITDLLNAKSKI, from the coding sequence ATGGATAAAAATATTAATGCTCAAGTAGTTGTAATTGGAGCGGGGCCCGCTGGTTATTCTGCAGCATTTCGTTGTGCAGATTTAGGTTTAGATACTGTATTGATAGAGCGACATAAAAATTTAGGAGGGGTTTGCTTAAATATTGGATGTATTCCTTCAAAAACTTTATTGCATATTGCTAAGGTTATAAAGGAAGCAGAAGAACTATCTAAAATGGGTGTTCATTTTGAAAAACCAATAATTAATATCAATGAAATTCGTATTTGGAAAGATAGTATTATTGATAAATTAACTAACGGTTTATCTGTTATGAGGCAAAAAAGAAAAATAAGAATAATCCAAGGTGAAGCGGAATTTAATACCAATCATAGTATTGTAATTAATGGTTTAGAAGAAAAATTTTTTATTTCTTTTCAGTATGCAATTATTGCCACTGGTTCAATTCCTAAAACAATACCTTCTATACCACATACTGATAATAGAATTTGGAATTCCACTGATGCTCTTTCACTAAAAAATATACCGAATCGTCTTTTAATTATCGGTGGAGGAGTTATTGGTTTAGAAATGGCTACAATATATAGTGCATTTGGTTCACATGTAGATGTGATTGATCGATTTGAAAAATTTTTTCCATGGGTTGATCAAGATATTTCTGATATATATAAAAAATCTATTATTAACAAGTTTAATTTATTACTTCAAACTAGTGTGGAAGAAATTGATGTTACGAAAAATCATATTGCAGTTAAGATGTTAGGAAATAATATTACGCAAGATTTTTATCATTATGATGCTTTATTAGTAGCGATAGGTCGCAGTCCTAACCTTAGTAATTTAGGAATTGAAAAAATTGGGTTAAAAATTAATGATCTTGGTTTTCTTCAAGTAGACCAGCAATTAAAAACTAACATCTCTCATATTTATGCTATTGGTGATGTGACTGGGTTACCTATGTTGGCTCATAAAAGTGCACATCAAGGTCATATTGCGGCAGAAATTATTTCTGGAAAAAAACATTATTTTGAGCCTAAAGTCATACCATCTATTGCATATACTGAACCAGAAATTGCATGGGTTGGTATAAATGAAAAAGAAGCTATAGAAAAAAATATTGATTATGAAATTTCATCTTTTCCTTGGCATGCATCTGGAAGAGCATTGGCATCCAATTGTAGTATTGGTATGACAAAATTAATTTTTGATAAAAAATATCATCAAGTTATTGGCGGTGCTATTATCGGTACGAATGCTGGTGAATTGATAGGAGAGGTTGGATTAGCAATTGAAATGGGTTGTGATGCAGAAGATATTGCTTTAACTATTCATGCACATCCCACTTTACATGAGTCAATTGGTTTATGTTCAGAAATTTTTGAAGGTACAATAACAGATCTTTTAAATGCTAAATCTAAAATATAA
- a CDS encoding 5'-methylthioadenosine/adenosylhomocysteine nucleosidase: MKIGIISAIKEEIKNFKNIIKKYKKNVIHHCPVYTGQFKNINIVLIQSGVGKVSASVATMILINLYHPKYIINVGSAGSLSAILKIGDIIIPNLICYHDVDLTNFGYSLGQIPRFPKMFKNNDTLLNLSYNSAKKLKYCFFKELLISGDSFIRHKNSIKKLQTKFFPAIAVDMEAAAISQVCYQFNIPLIVIKYISDASDQRATVNFKKNVSCASHKTFTLIKNMLCSLF, encoded by the coding sequence ATGAAAATTGGTATAATCAGCGCAATCAAAGAAGAAATTAAAAATTTTAAAAATATTATAAAAAAATACAAAAAAAATGTTATACATCATTGTCCAGTGTATACTGGTCAATTTAAAAATATTAATATTGTTTTAATACAATCTGGTGTTGGTAAGGTTTCCGCAAGTGTGGCAACTATGATTTTAATAAATTTATATCATCCAAAATATATTATCAATGTTGGATCAGCTGGAAGTTTAAGTGCAATTTTAAAAATAGGAGATATAATTATTCCGAATCTTATATGTTATCATGATGTAGATTTAACAAATTTCGGATATTCGTTAGGTCAAATTCCTAGATTTCCAAAAATGTTTAAGAATAATGATACTTTGTTAAATCTATCATATAATAGCGCTAAAAAATTAAAATATTGTTTTTTTAAAGAGTTATTAATAAGTGGAGATTCTTTTATTCGACATAAAAATTCCATTAAAAAATTACAAACGAAATTTTTTCCTGCAATAGCTGTTGATATGGAAGCTGCTGCTATATCTCAAGTTTGTTATCAATTTAACATCCCATTAATTGTAATAAAATATATATCTGATGCATCTGATCAACGCGCTACTGTTAATTTTAAAAAAAATGTTTCTTGTGCATCACATAAAACTTTTACATTAATTAAAAATATGTTATGTAGTCTTTTTTAA
- the erpA gene encoding iron-sulfur cluster insertion protein ErpA: protein MKNTSNNFLNFTDAAIKKINELIHIKNNKNLKLRVYISGGGCSGFQYQFDFDEKINEDDIIIKKLNVSIIIDPISLQYLYGGKVDYLENLEGSKFTVFNPNAKNTCGCGSSFSI from the coding sequence ATGAAGAATACATCTAATAACTTTCTTAATTTTACTGATGCCGCGATAAAAAAAATAAATGAGTTGATTCATATAAAAAATAATAAAAATTTAAAATTAAGAGTATATATCAGTGGGGGAGGTTGCAGCGGATTTCAGTATCAATTTGATTTTGATGAAAAAATCAATGAAGATGATATAATCATCAAAAAATTAAATGTCTCTATCATTATAGATCCAATTAGTCTCCAATATTTATATGGTGGAAAAGTGGATTATCTAGAAAATTTAGAAGGATCAAAATTTACAGTTTTTAACCCTAATGCAAAAAATACATGCGGATGCGGCTCATCCTTTAGTATTTAA